A region of Astyanax mexicanus isolate ESR-SI-001 chromosome 23, AstMex3_surface, whole genome shotgun sequence DNA encodes the following proteins:
- the ndufs3 gene encoding NADH dehydrogenase [ubiquinone] iron-sulfur protein 3, mitochondrial isoform X2 yields MAASLVRLVRGGISRSLNATVRPKDTVTHNQLSQFGEYIAEILPKYVQQAQVTNYNELEIMIHPEGVVPVLTFLRDHTNAQFRNMIDLTAVDVPTRQNRFEIVYNLLSLRFNSRIRVKTYTDELSPVDSSVSVHQAANWYEREVWDMYGVFFANHPDLRRILTDYGFEGHPFRKDFPLSGYVELRYDDEVKRVVAEPVELSQEFRKFDLNSPWETFPAYREPKDTPKLESGDKPAK; encoded by the exons CTACTGTTAGGCCCAAGGATACAGTCACTCACAACCAGCTGTCCCAGTTTGGGGAATATATTGCTGAGATTCTTCCCAAATATGTGCAACAAGCTCAG GTTACCAACTACAACGAGTTAGAAATTATGATCCATCCAGAGGGAGTCGTACCTGTGCTGACCTTTCTTCGTGATCACACCAATGCTCAGTTCCGCAACATGATAGACCTCACAGCAGTGGATGTGCCCACTAGGCAAAACCGTTTCGAG ATTGTGTACAATCTCCTGTCCCTGAGGTTTAACTCTCGCATCCGAGTGAAGACCTACACAGATGAGCTGAGCCCTGTTGActcctctgtctctgttcatCAAGCAGCCAACTGGTATGAAAGAGAG GTGTGGGACATGTATGGAGTTTTCTTTGCAAATCATCCAGATCTGAGACGAATCCTGACCGATTATGGATTTGAAGGCCATCCTTTCAGAAAAGACTTTCCTCTTTCAGGATATGTAGAG CTGCGTTATGATGATGAGGTGAAGCGAGTGGTGGCAGAGCCTGTCGAGCTTTCACAGGAGTTTCGGAAGTTTGACCTAAACAGCCCATGGGAGACATTCCCTGCATACAGGGAGCCCAAAGACACACCCAAACTGGAGAGTGGAGACAAACCTGCAAAGTAA